One Parcubacteria group bacterium DNA window includes the following coding sequences:
- a CDS encoding VWA domain-containing protein: MDLATKDRELQAKDPAMFDLVKKLDPHLERHGLVGHVARVALVLDVSRSMERLYQRGLIQGLVDRFLPLGHRFDDNGAIDVFTFGIKAHDIGEVSTSDHNGFVARHINVNDLEGGTQYAQAIRAVRRHYFNYDDSRRAPHTDGGPPIYVAFVTDGETYDESETVDQVRSASHEPIFWQFIALGADYVPGQMTTGKGLFGGSKQVPVQPPEQFRFLAELDTRVRGRFVDNAGLFAIRSPAPEDISDEELFARLMSEYPQWLERPEVKLHLLMK, translated from the coding sequence ATGGATCTCGCGACGAAGGACAGGGAACTTCAGGCGAAGGACCCGGCAATGTTCGATCTGGTGAAGAAGCTCGATCCGCATTTGGAGCGGCATGGCCTCGTGGGCCACGTCGCCCGGGTGGCACTCGTGCTCGACGTCAGTCGTTCGATGGAACGCCTCTATCAGAGAGGATTAATCCAAGGACTTGTCGATCGTTTCCTCCCGCTCGGTCACCGCTTCGATGACAACGGGGCAATCGACGTCTTCACTTTTGGCATCAAGGCCCACGACATCGGCGAGGTTTCAACAAGTGACCACAATGGGTTTGTCGCGCGCCATATCAACGTAAACGATCTGGAGGGTGGCACACAATACGCGCAGGCCATCCGGGCAGTGCGTCGTCACTACTTCAACTACGACGACTCTCGGCGTGCTCCGCATACCGACGGTGGTCCGCCGATCTATGTCGCATTTGTGACCGACGGTGAGACGTACGACGAATCGGAGACCGTTGATCAGGTTCGGTCTGCGTCGCATGAGCCGATCTTCTGGCAGTTCATTGCTCTTGGCGCAGACTATGTGCCGGGACAGATGACCACCGGAAAAGGTCTCTTTGGTGGGTCGAAGCAAGTCCCCGTGCAGCCTCCAGAGCAATTCCGCTTCCTGGCAGAGCTCGACACACGTGTGCGTGGTCGGTTCGTGGACAACGCAGGCCTCTTCGCAATTCGGTCGCCAGCACCCGAAGACATCTCGGACGAAGAGCTCTTCGCGCGCCTAATGAGTGAGTATCCCCAATGGCTGGAGCGTCCGGAAGTCAAACTGCACCTTTTGATGAAGTAA
- a CDS encoding phosphoribosyltransferase, translated as MAEKPPKMYEAEPAGSLDHLSEQERIERYIRSFEEPADLLLLQLDASIRRGEYPYVIGLEASGRIPALIVGKYISELYKRGGQPPPQRLFVAPHYEATSTPQLKALFDDAEKIKSEGKRVLIIDDTLFKGDSLIDATRELRKYGIPFDIGIFLAINKNPEDVEHMKGFLEASAFYVGDFTVYTDEMDDAAVPRPIEKRKDLLGVRRFPRMVIADLDPTPSPISERDIQDADVFRLGREHIDALVNNLVQKHTKN; from the coding sequence ATGGCAGAAAAACCGCCCAAAATGTACGAAGCCGAGCCTGCGGGATCCCTGGATCATTTATCAGAGCAGGAACGAATCGAACGATATATCCGCTCTTTTGAGGAGCCGGCAGACCTGCTCCTTCTGCAACTAGACGCAAGCATCAGGAGGGGTGAGTATCCGTACGTGATTGGCCTTGAGGCATCGGGGCGCATTCCAGCACTCATTGTGGGTAAATATATTTCAGAACTATACAAGCGAGGTGGCCAGCCACCTCCTCAACGTCTGTTTGTGGCTCCGCACTATGAAGCAACCTCAACCCCTCAACTCAAGGCCCTGTTTGATGACGCAGAAAAAATAAAAAGTGAGGGTAAAAGAGTACTTATTATTGACGACACATTGTTTAAGGGTGACAGCCTCATTGATGCGACGCGAGAATTACGGAAATACGGCATTCCTTTCGATATTGGAATCTTCTTAGCAATCAACAAGAATCCCGAGGATGTCGAACACATGAAGGGCTTCCTCGAGGCGAGCGCCTTTTATGTCGGTGATTTTACCGTGTACACGGACGAAATGGATGATGCGGCTGTGCCCCGCCCCATTGAAAAAAGAAAAGATTTGTTGGGCGTGCGCCGCTTCCCTAGGATGGTGATAGCTGATCTTGACCCCACCCCCTCGCCGATTAGCGAAAGGGACATTCAGGATGCAGATGTGTTTCGCCTCGGCAGAGAACACATTGATGCATTAGTTAACAATCTTGTACAGAAACACACTAAAAACTGA
- a CDS encoding histidine phosphatase family protein — MDMLPVNLVVIRHAESESNAAKRRSKKGDNEAANKLRGRHTASFRLTDRGKEQARVTGEWLRKEFYGNEIQRWRGWGFDRCYTSDYLRAMETGGLFQLPNARWHCDMYLTERDWGDIHALPEDERQAKFGEALRMKEQEPFFWRPPNGQSLAEKCLHVDRVLDTLDRECRDMSVLMACHGETTWAIRVRIERISQQRFRDLHLSKDPDDRIKNCQVLHYTRRNPFTGELAPRANWLRMVRPAENPVWDTGWQTIERPKYSNDDLLRLVETVTPDVT; from the coding sequence ATGGATATGTTGCCAGTGAATCTCGTCGTTATTCGACATGCCGAGTCTGAAAGCAATGCAGCAAAACGCCGCTCGAAAAAGGGTGACAATGAAGCGGCAAATAAGCTACGGGGACGCCACACTGCGAGCTTTCGACTGACAGATCGAGGGAAAGAGCAAGCGCGTGTCACGGGGGAATGGCTCCGCAAAGAATTTTACGGAAATGAGATACAGCGGTGGAGAGGTTGGGGATTTGATCGTTGCTATACGTCAGATTACCTCCGTGCAATGGAAACAGGTGGCCTTTTCCAACTCCCGAACGCTCGGTGGCATTGCGACATGTATCTAACTGAACGTGACTGGGGCGATATTCACGCTCTCCCGGAGGACGAGCGACAAGCAAAGTTCGGTGAGGCGCTCCGTATGAAGGAGCAAGAACCATTCTTTTGGAGACCCCCTAATGGGCAATCGCTTGCAGAAAAATGTTTGCACGTTGACCGCGTCTTGGACACACTTGATCGTGAATGCCGAGACATGAGTGTGCTCATGGCTTGTCACGGCGAAACAACGTGGGCTATTCGCGTCAGAATCGAGCGAATTTCCCAACAGCGTTTTAGGGATCTCCATCTTTCAAAAGATCCTGATGATAGGATCAAAAACTGCCAGGTACTACATTACACTCGCAGAAACCCCTTCACTGGAGAACTCGCACCGCGCGCAAACTGGCTCCGTATGGTACGTCCTGCAGAGAATCCTGTCTGGGATACTGGCTGGCAAACTATTGAACGCCCGAAGTATTCAAACGACGACTTGCTTCGCCTAGTCGAAACCGTCACACCTGATGTGACCTAA
- a CDS encoding alpha/beta hydrolase codes for MKKQVVFIHGGDAFSSYEKYLEALRSAEYDPVVYGQKRWKHTLAERLGPDFEVLAPAMPCKDNAKYVEWKIWFEKVLPYIHDGVILIGHSLGGLFLAKYLSENEFPKEVRATFLVGAVYDEDSDTHSVGDFELPASLEHFAKHGGDIFLYHSEDDFVVPVSAIEKYGKALPDAEEHIFIDRGHFLQEEFPELIEKIKSLS; via the coding sequence ATGAAAAAGCAGGTCGTTTTTATCCACGGCGGGGACGCATTTAGTTCCTACGAGAAATATCTTGAGGCGCTTCGCAGTGCCGAGTATGACCCCGTCGTGTACGGGCAGAAGCGTTGGAAACATACGCTTGCCGAACGACTGGGTCCGGATTTTGAAGTATTGGCTCCCGCAATGCCATGCAAGGATAACGCAAAGTATGTTGAGTGGAAGATTTGGTTTGAGAAAGTACTTCCGTATATCCACGATGGGGTCATCCTCATCGGGCACTCGTTAGGGGGACTCTTCCTTGCGAAATATCTTTCAGAAAACGAGTTTCCAAAAGAAGTGCGCGCGACATTTCTTGTTGGCGCGGTGTACGACGAAGACAGCGACACGCACTCGGTAGGGGACTTCGAGCTTCCGGCATCACTTGAGCATTTTGCAAAACATGGTGGCGACATTTTCCTCTACCACAGTGAAGATGACTTCGTCGTGCCTGTCTCTGCGATTGAGAAGTATGGCAAAGCGCTTCCAGACGCTGAGGAGCATATCTTTATCGACCGCGGTCATTTTCTCCAAGAAGAATTTCCCGAGCTCATCGAGAAAATCAAAAGTCTCTCCTAA
- the ftsE gene encoding cell division ATP-binding protein FtsE: MIHFDNVSKVYSDNAKALDSVTFSVAPGEFVSVVGHSGAGKSTLLKMLLLEEWPSSGTVFFESNDVHGLHSRDIPAYRRKIGVVFQDFRLLPHKTAYENIAFAMEVAGRTDEEIASDVPEVLKLVDLGDKMWNFPDELSGGEKQRVAIARAIINQPDVILADEPTGNLDPKNTKEIVEILQHINELGTTIVLTTHNKGVIDSLGKRVITMERGKIVRDDKKGRYVL; the protein is encoded by the coding sequence ATGATCCACTTCGATAACGTTTCAAAAGTATACTCTGATAATGCAAAAGCGCTCGACAGCGTCACTTTTTCGGTCGCCCCCGGGGAGTTTGTCTCCGTTGTGGGTCATTCCGGCGCAGGCAAATCAACACTCCTCAAAATGCTTTTGCTCGAAGAATGGCCAAGTTCTGGCACAGTCTTTTTTGAGTCGAATGATGTACACGGACTTCATTCTCGGGACATCCCCGCGTATCGTCGAAAGATTGGCGTCGTGTTTCAGGACTTTCGTCTCCTTCCGCACAAAACAGCATATGAAAATATTGCATTTGCCATGGAGGTTGCTGGTCGCACTGATGAAGAAATCGCATCTGATGTTCCAGAGGTTCTTAAGCTTGTTGATTTAGGAGACAAGATGTGGAACTTCCCGGATGAACTTTCAGGAGGCGAGAAACAGCGCGTTGCCATTGCGCGGGCAATTATCAATCAACCGGACGTCATTTTGGCCGATGAGCCAACAGGCAACCTAGATCCAAAGAATACCAAAGAGATCGTAGAGATACTTCAGCACATTAACGAGCTTGGCACGACTATCGTTTTGACTACGCACAACAAGGGCGTCATTGATTCGCTCGGCAAACGCGTGATTACTATGGAGCGAGGCAAAATCGTTCGGGACGACAAAAAGGGGAGATACGTTTTGTAA
- a CDS encoding HNH endonuclease: MPNPKKPREDCLNCGEETARAGYKYCSNKCQHAYQYEKYIKKWKAGEVGGLINIGVVSTHVKKYLRKKFGNKCCLCGWAKVNPKSRLVPLVADHIDGNWRNNKETNLRLLCPNCDSLTPTYAALNIGRGRNGRALSKRAK; the protein is encoded by the coding sequence ATGCCAAACCCAAAGAAACCCAGGGAAGACTGTTTAAACTGCGGAGAAGAGACTGCTCGTGCAGGATATAAGTACTGCAGCAATAAATGTCAGCATGCGTATCAGTATGAAAAATATATCAAAAAATGGAAGGCTGGAGAGGTGGGTGGTTTAATTAACATCGGAGTAGTTTCCACTCATGTAAAAAAGTACTTGCGGAAAAAGTTTGGAAATAAGTGTTGCTTGTGCGGATGGGCAAAAGTTAATCCAAAAAGCAGGCTAGTTCCCCTGGTTGCTGATCATATAGATGGCAATTGGCGGAACAATAAAGAGACCAACTTGCGTCTTTTGTGCCCCAATTGTGATTCTCTAACTCCAACGTATGCTGCACTAAACATAGGGCGTGGAAGGAATGGCCGAGCGTTGAGTAAGCGCGCAAAATAA
- a CDS encoding TerC/Alx family metal homeostasis membrane protein has protein sequence MEVWGYSLLSVLLFCTAIVGMLVIDLYAHRGDKAVTFKNAALWSVVWVSISLLFAWHILLTRGGEDASLFMAGYLLEQSLAVDNLFVFMAVFASFGIIGGLQHRILYYGILGAIVLRLLFIGAGTSLLVAGDFFAAGEWVLVGFGAIVLWSAWKMLQGMREKDDTDEIEDYSNHWSIRGVKRFIPVWPRLVGHNFFTWQNGMLYATPLLLCLVCIEFSDVMFAFDSVPAVIAVTQDPFLIYTSNIFAVLGLRSMYFLLAAAKRFLCHLEKAVIAILAFIGFKMLIPLFDLVSVPITGQPFLDLFGIEHISAMASLAVVGTLLATGILASVVFPEREGDEAKA, from the coding sequence ATGGAGGTGTGGGGCTACAGCCTCCTTAGCGTCCTGCTCTTCTGCACCGCCATTGTGGGCATGCTGGTCATCGACTTGTACGCCCACCGTGGCGACAAGGCAGTGACGTTCAAGAATGCAGCCTTGTGGAGCGTGGTGTGGGTTTCAATCTCGCTCCTCTTCGCATGGCACATCTTGCTTACACGCGGAGGTGAGGACGCCTCGCTCTTCATGGCGGGGTACCTGCTCGAGCAGTCACTCGCCGTCGACAACCTCTTCGTCTTCATGGCGGTCTTCGCAAGCTTCGGCATCATTGGCGGTCTGCAACACCGTATTCTCTACTACGGCATTCTCGGCGCCATTGTCTTGCGGCTCCTCTTCATCGGTGCGGGTACTTCGCTCCTGGTTGCGGGCGATTTCTTCGCCGCGGGCGAGTGGGTGCTCGTCGGCTTTGGCGCGATCGTCCTCTGGTCTGCATGGAAGATGCTCCAGGGGATGCGCGAGAAGGATGACACCGACGAGATCGAGGACTACTCGAACCACTGGTCCATTCGCGGCGTCAAGCGCTTCATCCCGGTGTGGCCGCGGCTTGTGGGGCACAACTTCTTCACGTGGCAGAACGGCATGCTCTATGCCACACCGCTTCTCCTGTGCTTGGTCTGCATCGAGTTCTCGGATGTGATGTTCGCATTCGACTCGGTCCCGGCGGTCATCGCGGTGACACAGGACCCGTTCCTGATCTACACCTCGAACATCTTTGCCGTCTTGGGGCTTCGGTCCATGTACTTCCTCCTCGCGGCAGCGAAGCGATTCCTCTGCCACCTCGAGAAGGCGGTCATCGCGATCTTGGCCTTCATCGGTTTCAAGATGTTGATTCCGCTCTTCGACTTGGTCTCCGTACCCATTACCGGACAGCCGTTCCTCGACCTCTTCGGGATCGAGCACATCTCTGCGATGGCAAGCCTCGCCGTCGTCGGGACACTGCTCGCGACTGGCATTCTCGCTTCAGTCGTCTTCCCCGAACGCGAAGGTGACGAGGCAAAGGCCTAA
- a CDS encoding DUF1523 family protein produces the protein MTWKGKFIGLVLALTVVVGGPYMMWAWPTVDEAKIVDASNKIITGTTNDQFRIETVRADTGKVYVYRNDDAPYVFPFFFYLKWDSQDLNTRAKSYAGKDVIVCVRSYGWRVPFMSWFPNATSLWAKEGDSC, from the coding sequence ATGACGTGGAAGGGAAAGTTCATCGGACTTGTGCTTGCGTTGACGGTTGTCGTCGGCGGCCCCTACATGATGTGGGCTTGGCCGACCGTTGATGAGGCGAAGATCGTCGACGCCTCGAACAAGATCATCACTGGCACGACGAATGACCAGTTCCGCATCGAAACCGTGCGCGCAGACACCGGCAAGGTGTACGTGTATCGGAACGATGATGCGCCGTACGTGTTCCCGTTCTTCTTCTACTTGAAGTGGGACAGCCAGGACCTGAACACTCGTGCCAAGTCGTATGCCGGCAAGGACGTCATTGTCTGCGTCCGGTCGTATGGTTGGCGTGTCCCGTTCATGAGCTGGTTCCCCAACGCGACAAGCTTGTGGGCCAAAGAGGGCGATAGCTGCTAA
- a CDS encoding ABC transporter permease, with protein sequence MFTDFKRVIRAGILNFFRNGFVSLASVLVLTITLFMIGSLVFFSAIMETALAQIKDKVDVNVYFLTGAEEAAILALQKELSTLPEIEKVTYTSKEDALALFKDRHSNDILTLQALEELGENPLGASLNIKAKDAEQYASIARFLENKNTEAPAGERIIDKVNYYQNKVVIDRLARVIDSAETLGIAIVAILAFISLIITFNTIRLAIYTAREEISVMRLVGAEKRYIRGPFLVEGFLHGVISAVIVLVLFFPLTYYLGGPTARFFGGVNVYEYYLGNFGELFLIVVLSGIALGIGSSFIAVRRYITKKYLKH encoded by the coding sequence ATGTTCACTGATTTTAAGCGCGTCATTAGAGCGGGTATACTCAACTTCTTTCGCAATGGATTTGTTTCCCTTGCGTCGGTTTTGGTTTTGACGATTACACTCTTCATGATCGGTTCACTCGTTTTCTTCAGTGCAATAATGGAGACGGCCCTCGCGCAAATCAAAGACAAGGTAGACGTTAACGTGTATTTCTTGACCGGCGCCGAAGAGGCAGCAATCCTCGCTTTGCAAAAAGAACTCTCCACACTCCCCGAGATCGAAAAGGTGACCTACACCTCGAAGGAGGATGCCCTCGCGCTATTTAAAGACCGACACTCAAACGACATTTTGACCCTCCAAGCCTTGGAGGAGCTTGGTGAGAACCCGCTGGGTGCGAGTCTGAATATTAAAGCCAAAGACGCAGAGCAGTACGCGTCTATCGCGCGTTTCCTGGAAAACAAAAATACCGAAGCACCCGCAGGCGAGCGCATTATCGACAAGGTCAACTACTACCAAAACAAAGTGGTCATCGACCGCCTTGCTCGCGTCATCGACAGCGCAGAGACTCTGGGCATCGCAATCGTCGCCATCCTCGCCTTCATATCCCTCATCATCACCTTTAATACCATTCGTCTCGCTATCTACACGGCGCGCGAAGAGATTTCTGTCATGCGCCTTGTCGGTGCAGAGAAACGCTACATTCGAGGGCCTTTTCTTGTCGAAGGGTTTCTCCATGGGGTCATTTCTGCGGTTATCGTCCTCGTCCTCTTCTTTCCGCTTACCTACTATCTTGGAGGACCGACTGCGCGCTTTTTTGGCGGCGTCAATGTATACGAGTACTACCTTGGAAACTTTGGCGAACTCTTCCTCATCGTCGTTCTCTCCGGCATCGCACTTGGTATTGGTTCAAGCTTCATCGCAGTTCGCAGATACATCACCAAGAAATATTTGAAACACTAA
- a CDS encoding tellurite resistance TerB family protein: protein MRMLISGFAAMVNSAMQQGLSEFKRYTDKDTLRAAVASATLTGWADGSFDPNEKRKAMTVLTKHPAMAHFKMADITTTWGELDGVYMIDPTMGDDQALQWINAARAKPEPVRRVIGMIGCAVAGADDNFDANEVNKVKATCIALGLAPSTVAPLVTAAGKHGIAL from the coding sequence ATGCGCATGCTCATCTCTGGCTTCGCCGCCATGGTCAACAGCGCGATGCAGCAGGGTCTGTCCGAGTTCAAGCGCTACACCGACAAGGACACCCTTCGTGCGGCAGTCGCGTCCGCCACTCTGACCGGCTGGGCCGACGGCAGCTTCGACCCCAACGAGAAGCGCAAGGCGATGACGGTGCTGACGAAGCACCCGGCCATGGCGCACTTCAAGATGGCCGATATCACGACCACCTGGGGCGAGCTCGACGGCGTCTACATGATCGATCCCACCATGGGCGACGACCAGGCCCTCCAGTGGATCAACGCCGCCCGCGCCAAGCCCGAACCGGTCCGTCGCGTCATCGGTATGATCGGCTGCGCTGTGGCCGGTGCCGACGACAACTTCGACGCCAACGAGGTCAACAAGGTGAAGGCGACGTGCATTGCCCTTGGCCTCGCACCCTCGACCGTTGCGCCGCTCGTCACCGCCGCCGGCAAGCACGGCATCGCACTCTAA
- a CDS encoding CTP synthase, with product MSSKKHKYIFVIGGVMSGVGKGIAAASMGRILQGKGFKVNAIKIDPYLNVDAGTMNPTEHGEVFVLGSGLECDQDMGNYERFLDTSLTDDSYVTSGMVYKYVIDRERNLSYRGKCVEAIPHIRDEIIRRIERSGEVSKADITLVEIGGTVGDYQNTLFIEAARVMHLNHPGDVIFIMLSYLPIPKVTGEMKTRPTQNAVRQLNSYGVQPDIIIARSEVPLDKRRKEKIAVTCNILWENVISAPDIESIYDVPINFEKDKISEKLLNALSLKAKRGSDLKRWRAFVAKTKTAQTPVNIAVVGKYFDTGDFTLSDSYISVIEALKISAYHAGRKPRITWLNAIDYEKDPRKLRELKKYDGVLIPGGFGDRGVEGKMRAIKFVRENKIPYFGLCYGMQLAIIEYARNVAGLKGAHTTEVNLDTSHPVIDIMPEQKKLLERQEYGGTMRLGEYPALLKKQTIARRAYGAEVARERHRHRYEVNPGYIERLEETGLVFSGTSPDGKLMEIVELPEKVHPFFLGTQFHPEFHARPLSPHPLFNAFIKAALRARH from the coding sequence ATGTCTTCTAAAAAACATAAATATATCTTCGTAATCGGCGGTGTCATGTCCGGCGTCGGCAAGGGTATTGCCGCTGCTTCAATGGGGCGGATTCTTCAGGGCAAAGGGTTCAAGGTCAACGCCATCAAGATCGACCCGTATTTGAATGTGGACGCGGGGACGATGAACCCAACTGAACACGGCGAAGTGTTCGTGCTTGGTTCCGGGCTTGAGTGCGACCAGGACATGGGCAACTACGAGCGTTTTCTCGACACGAGCCTTACCGACGATTCGTATGTTACGAGCGGTATGGTCTACAAGTACGTTATCGATCGTGAGAGGAACTTGAGCTACCGAGGCAAGTGCGTAGAGGCAATCCCGCACATTCGCGATGAGATTATCCGTCGCATCGAGCGTTCCGGAGAAGTGTCAAAGGCAGATATCACGTTGGTAGAAATCGGGGGCACGGTGGGCGACTACCAGAACACCCTTTTTATCGAGGCGGCGCGTGTCATGCACTTGAACCACCCCGGTGATGTCATTTTCATCATGCTCTCGTACCTCCCTATACCAAAAGTCACGGGGGAGATGAAGACGCGTCCGACGCAAAACGCGGTGCGTCAGCTCAACTCCTACGGCGTCCAGCCGGACATCATCATTGCGCGTAGTGAGGTGCCGCTCGACAAACGAAGGAAGGAGAAGATTGCTGTGACGTGCAACATCTTGTGGGAGAACGTTATCTCTGCGCCGGATATCGAGAGCATTTACGACGTTCCGATCAACTTCGAAAAGGACAAGATAAGCGAAAAGCTCTTAAACGCACTCTCGCTCAAGGCAAAGCGGGGGAGCGACCTTAAGCGGTGGCGCGCTTTTGTTGCAAAGACAAAGACGGCGCAAACGCCGGTCAACATCGCAGTTGTCGGCAAGTACTTCGACACGGGCGACTTCACGCTCTCGGATTCGTACATCTCTGTCATCGAGGCGCTCAAGATTTCCGCCTATCACGCCGGGAGAAAGCCCCGTATCACATGGCTCAATGCCATAGACTACGAGAAGGACCCGCGCAAACTCCGCGAGCTCAAAAAGTATGATGGGGTTTTGATCCCTGGTGGCTTTGGCGACCGTGGAGTAGAGGGCAAGATGCGCGCCATCAAATTCGTCCGTGAAAACAAAATCCCGTATTTTGGCCTCTGTTACGGCATGCAACTCGCTATCATTGAATACGCACGCAATGTCGCCGGGTTAAAGGGGGCACACACTACGGAAGTAAATCTCGACACCTCTCACCCGGTTATCGACATTATGCCGGAGCAAAAGAAACTTTTGGAACGACAGGAGTATGGTGGGACCATGCGGCTCGGCGAGTACCCAGCGCTTTTGAAGAAGCAAACAATTGCACGGAGGGCGTACGGGGCGGAGGTCGCGCGAGAGCGACACCGTCATCGGTACGAAGTGAATCCGGGATACATTGAACGCTTGGAGGAGACAGGTCTTGTTTTTTCCGGCACTTCGCCTGATGGGAAACTGATGGAGATAGTGGAGCTTCCAGAAAAGGTGCACCCCTTCTTCCTCGGTACGCAGTTCCACCCAGAATTTCACGCTCGACCCCTAAGCCCGCATCCGCTTTTTAACGCGTTCATTAAAGCGGCCTTGCGCGCGCGACATTAG
- a CDS encoding acyl-CoA desaturase has product MSEKALKTGDPSTPAHKMALPIELYQSLLVEVTERGLFKRTYWHYALTGGVSILGVGASLFALTASDNAVFQIVNALVFSFFSVQIGMIGHDLSHEEVFTSNKRNRFWGMLAWGLLGGLSESRWFSKHNAHHKNPNHIGHDPDLEIPFVFSGAQAARRSPFYKKWVFPYQHIMFWPALAFVYPYNIAYSMKFIFSNMTIRSIIELLLMAAHFIITIGLPFYFLPLPIALLFLTTAFVIIGAYLGVVFAPNHKGEAMLDEDETFNWAHQITLTRNLHSSWLASYVFGGLNFQIEHHLFPTMPRFNYGEAQTIVREFCVKHGLRYHTTSWLGSMVEIHRSLKEEARMWTGRA; this is encoded by the coding sequence ATGAGTGAAAAAGCCCTTAAAACAGGCGATCCGTCGACCCCTGCTCACAAAATGGCTCTTCCTATAGAACTCTACCAGTCGCTCCTTGTGGAGGTTACTGAACGGGGTCTGTTTAAACGGACCTACTGGCACTATGCTCTGACGGGCGGAGTCAGTATTCTCGGCGTCGGGGCGAGCTTGTTCGCTCTTACAGCGAGCGACAATGCAGTATTCCAAATAGTGAACGCTCTCGTGTTTTCCTTTTTTTCTGTGCAAATTGGTATGATTGGGCACGATCTCTCACACGAGGAAGTGTTCACATCCAACAAGAGAAATCGTTTCTGGGGGATGCTTGCATGGGGGCTCTTGGGCGGACTGAGCGAAAGTCGGTGGTTTTCTAAGCACAACGCTCACCACAAAAATCCAAATCACATTGGCCATGACCCCGATCTGGAGATCCCGTTTGTCTTTTCTGGGGCACAAGCGGCACGACGCTCTCCTTTTTACAAAAAATGGGTATTCCCCTACCAACACATCATGTTTTGGCCCGCACTCGCATTTGTATACCCCTACAACATCGCCTACAGTATGAAGTTTATCTTCAGCAACATGACAATTCGATCCATCATCGAGCTTCTGTTAATGGCCGCGCACTTTATCATAACAATAGGACTACCATTCTATTTCCTACCGCTTCCCATCGCACTCCTCTTCCTCACTACCGCGTTTGTCATTATCGGCGCATATCTCGGGGTAGTTTTTGCACCCAATCACAAAGGGGAAGCGATGCTCGACGAAGACGAGACATTCAATTGGGCGCACCAGATCACGCTAACGCGCAACCTACACTCATCATGGCTTGCATCGTATGTATTTGGCGGACTAAACTTTCAAATCGAACATCATTTGTTCCCGACAATGCCGCGCTTCAACTACGGGGAAGCACAAACAATAGTGCGGGAGTTTTGCGTAAAGCACGGCCTGCGCTACCACACCACGTCGTGGCTTGGATCAATGGTGGAAATACACCGTTCGCTCAAGGAGGAAGCGCGGATGTGGACTGGGCGCGCTTAA
- a CDS encoding PCRF domain-containing protein, whose protein sequence is MKGREQIEKRLAEIEKEMGASDFWQDKDRAQKVVKEYNELKEGALGVGKHDKGNAILTIFAGAGGDDAEDFARMLFQMYRVFIENSGWELFILHKNENDHNGFRNITFDVRGKGAYGILKNEAGVHRLVRISPFSAKKQRHTSFAMVDVIPEIPKAEAVEIPEGDIRVEFARSSGPGGQNVNKRETAVRIVHLPTNIAVHVESERSQERNRDRALEILRGKLYRRKEEEAASEEAKYHVSKTTEAEWGSQMRSYVLHPYKLVKDHRTDVEVRDTEAVLERGELGPFIEAEKDL, encoded by the coding sequence ATGAAAGGGAGGGAACAGATTGAAAAACGTCTTGCCGAGATTGAGAAAGAGATGGGGGCAAGCGATTTCTGGCAAGACAAGGATCGTGCTCAGAAAGTCGTCAAAGAGTACAATGAACTGAAAGAAGGAGCTCTAGGTGTCGGTAAGCATGATAAAGGCAATGCAATCCTAACCATTTTCGCAGGCGCGGGAGGGGATGATGCGGAAGACTTTGCTCGCATGCTTTTCCAAATGTACCGCGTTTTTATTGAAAACAGCGGATGGGAGCTCTTTATACTTCATAAAAACGAGAATGACCACAACGGGTTTAGAAATATCACCTTCGATGTTCGTGGTAAGGGGGCATATGGTATATTAAAAAACGAAGCAGGGGTACACCGACTGGTTCGCATTTCACCTTTTTCGGCAAAAAAGCAAAGGCACACGTCATTTGCCATGGTTGACGTCATTCCAGAAATTCCCAAAGCAGAGGCGGTGGAGATTCCGGAGGGGGACATACGTGTTGAGTTCGCGCGCTCAAGCGGGCCCGGCGGACAAAACGTCAATAAACGTGAGACAGCAGTCAGGATTGTGCACCTTCCCACCAACATTGCGGTTCATGTCGAGTCCGAGCGGTCGCAAGAGCGCAACCGAGATAGGGCGCTCGAGATCCTCCGTGGTAAACTCTACCGTAGGAAAGAAGAAGAGGCGGCGAGCGAGGAGGCGAAGTACCACGTCTCGAAGACCACCGAGGCAGAATGGGGGAGTCAGATGCGCTCCTACGTTCTTCACCCATACAAATTGGTCAAAGATCATCGCACTGACGTCGAGGTCCGGGATACAGAGGCGGTGCTTGAGCGAGGTGAGTTAGGACCATTTATTGAAGCAGAGAAAGATTTGTAA